One window of the Runella slithyformis DSM 19594 genome contains the following:
- the rimO gene encoding 30S ribosomal protein S12 methylthiotransferase RimO — MKTKGTKKNKVNIVTLGCSKNLVDSENIFTQLKGNGYNVSHESKKDDAGIVIVNTCGFIDNAKQESIDTILRYADAKEAGLVDKVYVTGCLSHRYKDELALEIPTVDAWFGTNELPRLLKTLKADYKQELVGERLLTTPAHYAYLKIAEGCDRPCSFCAIPLMRGGHVSRTIDDLVIEAKSLARRGTKELILIAQDLTYYGLDIYKKRNLSELLNHLSDVEGIEWIRLQYAYPSGFPMDVLDVMRERSNICKYLDMPLQSGSTELLKLMRRGITREKTEDLIKTIRDKVPGIALRTTLIAGHPGETEEIFEETLEFVERTRFDRLGVFTYSHEEQTFSHTLPDDIPAEVKQQRADDIMAVQQDISWSLNQAKIGNTYKVLFDRKESGYFVGRTEFDSPEVDNEVLLPASQFVRQGDFAHVKITNAEEFDLYGELV; from the coding sequence ATGAAAACCAAAGGAACCAAGAAGAATAAAGTCAATATCGTGACGCTGGGCTGCAGTAAAAACCTGGTCGACAGCGAAAATATTTTCACCCAACTCAAAGGCAACGGCTATAACGTTTCGCACGAATCTAAAAAAGACGATGCCGGCATTGTGATCGTGAATACGTGCGGATTTATCGACAACGCCAAGCAGGAATCCATCGACACCATTTTGCGCTACGCCGACGCCAAAGAAGCGGGATTGGTTGACAAAGTGTACGTAACGGGCTGTTTATCACATCGCTACAAAGATGAATTGGCGCTTGAAATCCCAACCGTAGATGCTTGGTTTGGCACCAATGAATTGCCTCGCCTGCTCAAAACCCTTAAAGCCGATTACAAACAGGAACTCGTTGGTGAGCGCCTGTTGACGACGCCCGCCCATTACGCTTACCTCAAAATCGCCGAAGGCTGCGACCGTCCGTGCAGTTTTTGCGCGATACCGCTCATGCGCGGCGGGCACGTTTCGCGGACGATTGACGATTTGGTCATTGAAGCAAAATCTTTGGCACGTCGTGGCACCAAAGAACTGATTTTGATTGCCCAGGATTTGACGTACTACGGGTTGGATATATATAAAAAACGTAATTTATCGGAGCTGTTGAATCATCTTTCCGACGTGGAAGGCATCGAATGGATTCGTTTGCAATACGCTTATCCGTCGGGTTTTCCGATGGATGTATTGGATGTAATGCGTGAGCGTTCCAATATTTGCAAATACTTGGACATGCCGCTGCAAAGCGGCAGTACAGAATTGTTGAAATTGATGCGTCGCGGGATTACGCGGGAAAAAACGGAAGATTTAATCAAAACCATTCGTGATAAAGTACCCGGTATTGCGCTGCGTACTACGCTGATCGCGGGCCACCCGGGCGAAACGGAAGAAATCTTTGAAGAAACCTTAGAATTTGTAGAGCGCACGCGTTTCGATCGTTTGGGCGTATTTACGTACTCACACGAAGAGCAAACCTTCTCGCATACCCTACCCGATGACATTCCTGCCGAAGTAAAACAGCAACGTGCGGACGACATTATGGCCGTGCAGCAGGATATTTCATGGTCGCTGAACCAAGCCAAGATCGGTAATACCTATAAAGTGCTGTTTGATCGAAAAGAGAGCGGCTACTTTGTGGGCAGAACGGAGTTTGACTCTCCCGAAGTGGATAATGAAGTGTTGCTGCCGGCAAGTCAATTTGTGCGTCAGGGCGATTTTGCTCACGTAAAAATCACCAATGCGGAGGAGTTTGATCTGTACGGAGAATTGGTGTAA
- a CDS encoding putative oxidoreductase C-terminal domain-containing protein translates to MKARVLGCLLAAGSLTLPAMGQEKNKSVSLIVLEPGHFHAALVQNTPYDNVNPVVHVYASKGPDVESYLDKIKKYNSRPEDPTQWDEKVYTGPDFFQKMLSEKAGNLVILAGNNQKKTDYIKKSVDAGLNVLADKPMAIDANGFSLLKDAFAQAKKNNVLLYDIMTERYEITNALQRELAMLPALFGTLQKGTPQDPAVTKESVHHFFKYVSGEPLIRPSWFFDVNQQGEGIVDVTTHLVDLIQWSCFPNQVIDYQKDIKFLSATHNATTLTPEQFKLVTKNDTYPDYLKKDVKGNNLEVYANGQIDYTLKGVHARASVIWNFQAPQGTGDTHYSIMKGSKANLIIRQGKEQNFKPVLYIEPLNATPAYEKAVAEAFKKAQAAYPGIELKKNDKGWEVTVPKKYDTGHESHFAQVAKKYMEFLKDGKLPAWEVPNMISKYYTTTEALKLAKAKK, encoded by the coding sequence ATGAAAGCACGCGTTTTAGGCTGTCTGTTGGCAGCCGGCAGTTTAACCCTCCCCGCCATGGGCCAAGAGAAAAATAAATCAGTCAGTTTGATTGTATTGGAGCCCGGGCATTTCCACGCGGCACTGGTACAAAATACTCCTTACGACAACGTCAACCCCGTCGTACACGTGTATGCATCCAAAGGCCCGGATGTGGAATCGTATCTGGATAAAATCAAAAAATACAACTCCCGCCCCGAAGACCCGACGCAGTGGGATGAAAAAGTGTACACCGGACCCGATTTTTTCCAAAAAATGCTTTCCGAAAAAGCGGGAAATCTGGTCATCTTGGCGGGAAATAATCAAAAGAAGACCGATTACATCAAAAAATCAGTGGATGCGGGTCTGAACGTGTTGGCGGACAAACCCATGGCCATCGACGCCAACGGGTTCTCTTTGTTAAAAGATGCCTTTGCGCAGGCGAAAAAAAATAACGTATTGCTCTACGACATCATGACCGAGCGCTACGAGATCACCAATGCCCTGCAACGCGAATTGGCCATGTTGCCTGCGCTGTTCGGCACCTTGCAAAAAGGCACGCCCCAAGACCCGGCTGTGACTAAAGAAAGCGTTCACCATTTTTTTAAATACGTTTCGGGCGAGCCGCTCATCCGACCAAGTTGGTTCTTTGATGTCAACCAACAGGGCGAAGGCATCGTGGATGTAACTACGCACTTGGTGGATTTGATCCAATGGAGCTGTTTCCCTAATCAGGTCATTGATTATCAAAAAGATATAAAGTTTTTGTCGGCTACACACAACGCTACCACGCTGACCCCCGAGCAGTTTAAATTGGTGACGAAAAACGATACGTATCCCGATTATTTGAAAAAGGATGTAAAAGGCAATAACCTGGAGGTATACGCCAACGGACAGATTGATTATACCCTGAAAGGCGTTCACGCCCGGGCATCGGTGATTTGGAATTTTCAGGCACCGCAGGGAACAGGCGACACGCATTATTCGATCATGAAAGGCAGCAAAGCTAATCTGATCATTCGCCAGGGCAAAGAGCAGAACTTTAAACCCGTGCTGTATATTGAGCCGTTGAATGCTACTCCAGCCTACGAAAAAGCGGTAGCCGAAGCCTTCAAAAAAGCGCAGGCAGCCTATCCGGGCATTGAATTGAAGAAAAATGACAAAGGTTGGGAAGTAACGGTGCCCAAGAAATACGACACAGGCCACGAGTCGCACTTTGCGCAGGTAGCTAAGAAATACATGGAATTTTTGAAAGACGGCAAACTTCCGGCGTGGGAAGTGCCCAACATGATTTCCAAATACTACACAACGACAGAGGCGTTGAAATTGGCAAAAGCGAAGAAATAA
- a CDS encoding glucosamine-6-phosphate deaminase produces the protein MTALYETTIDNLNVKLFKTRLELGQNAAEMTAAKIRDLLQNQEVVNIIFAAAPSQNEFLDALAQQPEIDWQRVNAFHMDEYIGLSDDAPQRFGHFLKDRFFDKVPLRAVFYINGNVSDPDAECLRYGALLNEFPTDIVCMGIGENCHIAFNDPHVAFFNDPVLVKKVGLDLTSRWQQVHDGCFASLEQVPEYALTLTIPALVKAPTVFCMVPAAHKAEAIYHTLVDEISEVYPSTILRKHPDATLFIDRDSARQWTNEASFASK, from the coding sequence ATGACCGCTCTATACGAAACAACCATAGACAATCTTAACGTAAAACTCTTTAAAACCCGGCTGGAATTAGGCCAAAACGCGGCTGAAATGACGGCGGCAAAAATCAGAGACTTGCTGCAAAATCAAGAAGTTGTTAACATCATCTTCGCCGCCGCCCCCTCACAAAATGAATTTTTGGATGCCTTGGCCCAACAACCTGAGATTGATTGGCAACGCGTCAATGCCTTTCACATGGACGAATACATCGGCCTGTCGGACGACGCCCCACAACGATTCGGCCATTTTTTGAAAGACCGTTTTTTTGACAAAGTTCCGCTTCGCGCCGTGTTTTATATCAACGGCAACGTCAGCGATCCCGACGCGGAATGTTTGCGCTATGGAGCCTTACTGAATGAATTTCCCACCGACATCGTCTGCATGGGCATCGGCGAAAACTGCCATATTGCCTTCAACGACCCGCACGTTGCATTTTTCAATGATCCTGTTTTGGTGAAAAAAGTGGGACTGGATCTCACCAGTCGTTGGCAGCAGGTCCACGACGGTTGTTTTGCGAGCTTAGAACAAGTGCCCGAATACGCCCTGACACTTACCATCCCGGCGTTGGTCAAAGCACCGACGGTGTTTTGCATGGTACCTGCCGCCCACAAAGCCGAAGCCATTTATCACACGTTGGTGGATGAAATCAGCGAAGTATATCCATCGACCATTCTACGAAAACACCCCGACGCGACGTTATTCATCGACCGAGACAGCGCCCGCCAATGGACGAATGAAGCGTCATTTGCAAGTAAATAA
- the nagA gene encoding N-acetylglucosamine-6-phosphate deacetylase, with protein sequence MKIKLTNGIILTPFRAIKNGTIVIENGQISGIHERNIEVPNAVEIDAKGQYIAPGFIDIHVHGGGGFDFMDGTEEAFLKIAELHAQYGTTSLVPTTLTAEKEDLLQTLDVYEKAHRNNTKGAAFLGIHLEGPYFALSQRGAQDPRYIRNPDPAEYEEILSHSSSIVRWSAAPELEGAIAFGQRLRQKGILAAIAHTDAFYDDVLAAYENGYSLVTHLYSAMSGVTRKNAFRYAGVIESAFLLDLDVEIIGDGIHLPAPLLKLIYKIKGADRTALITDAMRGAGMPEGESTLGSLKNGLKVIIEDGVAKMPDRTSFAGSVATFDRLVRNMVNLADVSLLEAVRMASTTPARIMGVDHRKGSLAKGKDADIVIFDENINVSRTIVGGKVVYPK encoded by the coding sequence ATGAAAATCAAACTCACTAACGGCATTATTCTCACCCCCTTTCGCGCCATTAAAAACGGAACGATTGTCATTGAAAACGGCCAAATTTCAGGCATTCACGAAAGGAACATTGAAGTACCCAATGCTGTCGAAATAGATGCAAAAGGGCAATACATAGCGCCGGGCTTTATTGATATCCACGTACACGGTGGCGGCGGTTTTGACTTTATGGACGGAACCGAAGAAGCCTTTCTGAAAATCGCCGAGCTTCATGCACAGTACGGCACCACTTCTTTAGTTCCAACTACACTGACGGCAGAAAAAGAAGATCTACTGCAAACGTTGGACGTGTACGAAAAAGCCCATCGCAACAATACCAAAGGCGCTGCATTTCTCGGAATCCATTTAGAAGGTCCTTATTTCGCCCTGAGCCAACGGGGAGCCCAGGACCCGCGCTACATCCGCAACCCTGACCCGGCCGAGTACGAAGAGATTCTCAGTCATTCGTCGTCTATCGTACGGTGGAGTGCCGCGCCGGAGTTGGAAGGGGCCATTGCGTTCGGGCAACGCCTGCGTCAAAAAGGTATTTTGGCCGCCATCGCCCATACCGACGCGTTTTATGACGATGTGCTGGCGGCTTACGAAAACGGTTATTCACTCGTCACCCACTTATATTCAGCCATGTCGGGCGTAACGCGCAAAAATGCGTTTCGGTACGCGGGTGTGATTGAAAGCGCTTTTTTGCTGGATTTAGACGTTGAAATCATCGGTGACGGCATTCATTTGCCCGCGCCGTTGCTCAAACTCATTTATAAAATCAAAGGTGCCGACCGCACCGCTCTCATCACCGACGCCATGCGCGGTGCCGGAATGCCCGAAGGCGAAAGCACGTTGGGTTCTTTGAAAAACGGACTGAAAGTCATCATTGAAGACGGCGTAGCCAAAATGCCCGACCGTACTTCCTTTGCCGGCAGCGTAGCCACCTTCGACCGATTGGTCAGAAACATGGTCAACCTGGCCGACGTATCGCTCTTGGAAGCCGTGCGCATGGCAAGCACCACCCCCGCCCGCATCATGGGCGTCGACCACCGCAAAGGCTCCCTAGCTAAAGGTAAAGATGCTGATATTGTGATTTTTGATGAAAATATCAATGTCAGTAGGACGATAGTTGGGGGAAAAGTGGTGTATCCAAAGTAA